The Oncorhynchus mykiss isolate Arlee chromosome Y, USDA_OmykA_1.1, whole genome shotgun sequence genomic sequence CTCCACAACATGAGTTTATTGTGGTTCTTTTTGTAGGTTTCCTTTTTAATAGTTGTGCCCTTTACATCAAatgtcctataggaggggagaggagatactGCACACAAATATCAGAAAAGCACTAAGTAATACTTTCACTTGAAACTAACCGCTACATTAGGTATGAGTTTGGAAAATGAGAGGGAGGATGCAGAGATCACGAGACAATTTTATATCACAAGGCTGCAGACAGTATTAACAATCATccaaaagagagaaagatagagagattaCAGGGATTATAGAAAGCAAGGAATACAATAAAGCAGTAGCGTGAGGAAAGGTCAAGAAAGAGTGGTGTGCGTGGTCGGTCGGTCACTATAGTTTGTAGTTGAACGGCAgaatggtcatgtttatggttaAAGGTTCCTGTTGCAGAGTAGTACAGGACAACTGGATAATTGCGTGGCCATGGAGACAGTAACTAAGTCCCTGCCTCTGGTTGGTTGACTGTACTAATTTGTCTACGTTGTGAGTTTTCACCTAACAGTGACCGTTCGTTCTGAGTAAAGGATGGTTGTATGTTCATGGCATCCAAATAGGCACGGTCATTTGTGGTTGACGTGTGCGGTTGGAGTTTTCTATTGTTCTGTTTATGGCTTCGCGTTACATTTCTTATTATTTGTCCTGGCTTTTAAAGTCTCTCGTTTTTTTGTCTTTCACACCTGGAACTCACACCCAAAACAGTCACTCTCCCTCGTGTTCTACTCTTCTCAAGGCGTGTCTATACAGCGCTTTACTTGACTCATAGCGATTTTGGCAGAGGTACTGCCATATATATTTTTCTACAGACCTGTGGTTGGCCGAGGTTCTATACGTCCTCTTTGTGTAGCTACAGGGCCAAGGACTATGATGGAGCAGATTTAAAGACCTTAAAACGGCCAACATAGTCAGAGGATGGGGCTGCTTGTTTCACTTTTCACTCCATGCCATAATGGTGTAGCACGCAACACCCCAAAGACAACCAACTATTAATGTacctcccactgggcaaaaactggttgaatcaacattgtttccacaacATTtcaaaaattaaattaaatgtgatgacgttgaatcaatgtgaaaaactgattggatttgcaaaaagtaatcaacatAAGCGAATTGACTCTTTTTTACACCCAACTTTTAATCTAAATCTAATCATGTCAAcactttttgttgatttcatgttgaattcacaaTAGTTGGACGACTaatccaaatgtaaatcaaaactagacgttgaaccgACGTCTGTCCCCAGTGGGGTATGTCTTATATTAATTAGCACAGCCTTGCATTGTTATTTTGGCAGTTAAGGGCAGATTTCCCCATCCTTAAAAAGAGAAAAAATACTTGCTATATTTTACATTACTCATGCACATTTCTTTCGGCCAGTCACCCTGCCACAAAGCTATATATAATTATAGTAcagtgttaaaaaaataaaaataaaataattctaAGCTTAGGAACGCTTCACAAGCCGGAACATATTGTGGCACATTCAAGCAGTCGCTAGGGCTCCATTTGTGGTTGACACAAAAGGCTGCAGGACAGACTGAGcaggagagtacagtacatagaGTTCTATTGAAATCAGTACAACACAAACGTTAGCAGACCATTTCTGGATCTTTCTGAACGTTACAGATATCATTTTGAAACAGTGCTTTTCAAATTCAATTGGTCAAGAAACATATTTGACATTTGGCCAACAAGTTCTACTTATTTGTAATGCACGTTTGACCTTGCATTAAACAATTCTCCCGCAAGAAGGTCATTATTTTTATACTGAATTGTATACGtttaaaatgaataaataacaACTTTTAAAAACACTGAGATAAAATGTTTAAAATCATGACGCCCATTATTAACTAATGGGCAAAACAATCAACAATATTTTGCGGAAACAGAATGGATACACAACGAATGGATACATCTTTACTAGAATTGTATTGTTCTCAAAATAGTCGCAATGGAATAAGACAGTTAACATGATCCGCAGGCCCCTCAGTGCAGTTGAACTTTAACTTGCTCTATGTATTTCTTCATACTCCATCAATGCAGTGTCAAATGAAACTAGCTCTATACAGATAGAGACAGATATATGATAGTTGGGGACAAActcgttttattttattttaagtttATGCTGCCTTCTATTTGTCCTCAGTGCATCAATCTTTTACATTCAATTCACTTCCTAAGGCAATAACTTAAATGAGTTCTCCTCGATCCTTTGGTGTATGCAGCTGGGTTAAATCAATCTTATATATTAGTTATTTTTATGGACAGAGATGTAATCAGTGGATTGAGACTGCTTGATGACCTATTAAACTATCACACCCAATATCTATGTTGTCAGCATGTACCAGAAGAATTTGGACTTTTAAATTGGTAGTCCCAACCTTGAGGATAAATTAATTTCATCATATCTATTTTTTATTATTGTTAGACCTATTTTTCCCCCAGTATGAACAAGTGTATTCTCATGGATTCTTCTATCTATATGTTACTTGATACATATATAATTGGTGCTCATGGGAAAGAGAGTTTTCTGAATAAATACATCTACGTCAAGAGCACCAATATATACGATGGGACCTTCTCTTCATGTTCTCCACACTGGTTTTAGGTCATATATTTAATACCAGATATTATTATAACATCATTCCTTATTCAAGGTGTTCCACAAAGCTGATGCTAACTTGTGTGAGATAGTTTGTTTGAGTATTGTGGACAATTACATTTGCGGTTGTCATTTCAAACTCAAACATAATTGTAATGTAAGCTATGCATTGTTCATTAATGTTGTTAAAGAGCCTTTGTTTAAATTACGTGTTTACGTGGTTTATACTCTATGTCTACGTCATCCCTCACCCCAACTCAAAGATACCACTAACAACATGATCCACTTGATCACTAGATCTCTCGGTTACTAGATCCTTTGATCAGGAGAGTCCAGAGGGTTGTTCCAATCTAAATTACTACGACCCCTTCCCTCCATCAGTCCCCTCACTCTGAAAGTGCATCTTGGAATGTCAATAGAGTGCACACTCCAGTGAAGGGAGAAATGAAGGGAAGAAGAGACGCATCATTTGGAACGGAACGAGGCCCGGGATCAGGTTCACAGCTCTATCTTGCAGGCGGGGAAGGACTCATCCTGCATGACCACGGTGGAGCTGGAGGCCAGCACCATTATGTTCAGGTCCTGCTGCTTCTCGTGAGTCTCCTGGTACCACTCCCTCATCACCTCTGAGTCATGGGTCGGGATCAGGGTCACCTGCCAACAGGGAAAAGAGGTTAGGGTTTGAATACAATATTTTCAAAAACTCAGAGCTTTGTTTGGTTCCGCTCTAAAAGGCCAATATATACAGGTATATATTATTTTTCCTCTATGTACACTTTTTAAGCCTCGTCTATCGTCTCTATCTTTCTGATACTATGGCATTATAACACAGTTAATTCCGATAGATTttgactgtctccctgtacctgcATGTTGTTTCCCCACGTGGCTTTGCCCTCCAGCAGTGAGTCCAGGACAGCTTTGCTGGGCTCCCGGGCCGTCTGGTCATTGCCACTGACTACATAGTAGGAGGACCTGACCCATTTGAAGAACTCTGCATCCACATTCTTGGCGCTGCAGTGGTTTGGGATGTAAACCAGGTCCATGTATGTGGGAGGGCAGTTGGGTACGGGCATTGCCGCTGCCGCCTTTCCACTACCTGAACCTGAGACAGAGATGTTAGAAAATCAACGTACATCATGGATGAAAGAAATGTGAAACTATACCGAGGCAAATAGCGCTTAAACCttaaacttgttttttttaaatcagaaaaAGAAGCAAAGGATCTAAACACATGAGCAAGTATGAAAAGATGAGTGATGAGTACCAGGTCTTACCTGATGTGGCActtttcacaccccttgacgcAGAGGTATTGGTGGCATTTTTGGCATCTTTCCCTTCTCCTGCACTCTTTTTGGGAGAGGCTATTACTTTTGAATCCTTTACTTTTGAGAGCCCAGTCTTTCTGGCCGGAGAGGAGGACTTGGTCTTGGTGAGCTTCTTCTTCTTAGCTTTTTCAACTCCCTCTGCCTTTGAGTCCTTGTCCTTGGTCTGGTTGTTGTCGTCAGGGGGTGGCTTGTCGGCCTCCGGATCCACCATGGTGACATCTGGGTGGGCTGGAGACGGAGCAGAGTCCCTGGGGGCCACGGGAGGAGGATCTGCGTGTCTGTACGTTAGGGTTCTGTCAGTGGGAAGTGTCTCAGAATCATCCTCAGAGTCTATGTTTGCATCTGCGGTAATTGAAGGGCACTCCTCAGTCCCAGGGGGAACATCCGAATCTGTCTGGGACGGGGCAGATTCACTGATGGAGGTTGGTGGAGTCTCTTCACATTGCTTAGCGTGTAGTTTACTGCTGGGGGGTGGAGGTCCTCCATCTGACTTAGCCAGGGGCTTCTCTTCCTCCAGAGGGTTCTCCTCATTCATGAAGTACTCCAGGGGACTGGGGTTTATGAAGGAGGGGGACAGCTCTGTCTTAGGGTGTCGGTATTCACAGGAAGTCACCAAGCATAGGTCAACATCTGTTCTGGAACCAGAAGAAGGGCTCTTCTTGGAGGAGTCTGGATCCTTGGAGCCACCTGCACACTTCTGATAGTCTGAGAGGTTTGAGGAGAGTGGAAGGTAGGATGGGGAGGGAACCTTGGGACTGACAGGGGATTTGGAATCTCCACATTTGAAGGGATTAGTTTCTGCTCCCAGAGACATCTCTGTTTTCTGTGTGAAGCAAACataggaggatgaagaggggatGGCAGGGGATTTGTCCATCTGCTGGGCTAAGACAGGTGACATTTCCCTCATCTGACAAGGTGTAGTGGTCGAGGGGGTGGATTGGGATGCATCTGAAGGGGACACAGAGGTGGCGTGACTTGAGTCATTCTCTTTGAAGAGCATAGGCTTGTCCATAGTGGGTGGGCACTGCTCAGCGGGTCTCAAATCATTGTCCTCTGACGGGCTGTAGTCCACCTCTGTCGGCCCATTCTCCGTGGCGCGCAAGCTGCCTGCATAGGTGTGCTCTGGAGACTGTTTGTTGAAGTCCAGGGCTAATGAGTGGTCAGGGGACTCCTGACCAAATGACATAGTCGAATGTTCCGGGGATTTGGGCTCCTGTACTAGTGTCTTTGATTTGGCCGTCTTTGGTGAGATGTCTGGAGAGATTGACATGGGCCTGGGGCTGTCCCCCTTGGGAGAGATCTCTGCCTCCTGGAAGGGGGTTGGAGTCTgaaccacagagacagacaaggaGTCCTCCACCTCCGTTGATTGAGGGGAGCCGGCTTCAGCGTGGAGAGCAGGGGAAACGTCATCTGTCGTAGGCTCTGGGAATGAGCTGGTGGCCAGTGAGGTGGTGGAAGCCGAGGCGACGTGTGAAAAAGTGTCCTCTGCTACAGCCTCATCAACAGGGCTGCCCGATTTATCAGACGTGGTTCCCTCTGAGATCGACATTTTACTCTCCTCTTTGAAACCTGCGAAGGGGTTTGTGGATGAGACTGAGTTACTGTCTCTAGCTCCATTTTTCTTCTCATCTTGACTCAAGTGTATTGTTAACATTTGATCTAAATCAAAGTGTGTCTTTCCTCTTACTGGTGGTGGGCTCCTCATTGGGGAGAGCACCTTCTCTACAGGTGAGGTGTGGTCTGGAATTGGGTCATCCATGGGGCTGACCCTGATGGAATCCTCTTTGTCACCCGTAACCTCTACGATTACAGGACCATGGTCATTTGCAGGTGGTATAGAGCCATACTTCTCATCCACAGGAGACTGAAAGTAAGGTGTGTGACCAGAGGAATGAGGTGAGGTGGTTCCTTCCAATGTCTTGTCATCGGGGCTGGTGGAAGACCCTGCTGCTGCCTTTGATGATCCTGAAAGTGTTGTGCACAGCTCAATTGGTACAGCGAATCCAGAGGGGTATGAGTCAAAGGTTCCTTTAGGAGCTGAAGGGGAGCGTATGAGAGGAGAAGTAGTGGAGAGTGCAGAGCTGAGTCTTGCCGAATCAAGACCAAATTTGTCTGACTTGAATCCTTCCTCTTTGTCCTCTTCCAGTGACGATGGTGGAGATATTGTGGACGCAGAAGCGTGGTAGTCCCTGCCTTCAGTGGCATTACTCTTTGAATGGTCTGACTCTGGGCCGTCCTGTAGCGGAGACAGCCTCTTCCTCTCAAAGTCTCCTAACGTGGTTCCTCCAAACCTGGCCATGTCCTGAGAGGGAGAATCCTCTGTCTCATCGTTAGTGGTTTCATCACTCATAATGTCCCTTGGAGTGGACATTTCATCCATTGGAGTAGGCACACTGGAGATCTCAATAGTTGACTGGGTGTGGCCAGATGTAGCAGTGTATGCCTCGTCTCGGTTCTCATCATCTGAGGCTATTTCGTCGTCGTCGGAGCCAGCTGGAAGGGTCTCATCATGAATAGATGCAGCCGGAGAGAGAGGCTCAGATGTTATGTGAGGGTGTGTCACAGACAGACCCAGCTTCTGTACTTCTCTTTCATTTCTGTTATGATCTCTTACATATTGGTCTGCATCCGCACCCTCATCCTCAGAGTCCTTGTCTTCACTATCCTCAGCATGCTTGTCCATTTCCCTTCTCATTGGCTCATGGacctcttctgtctctcccttcttttCATAATCTAGCCCAGTTCCCTCATCTTCAAACTTCTCACTGCCGCTGCCACTCAACTTGCCTTTATGCTCCTGTTCCTCTGGGGTCTCCCTGCTTTCTCCTTCATGCTCAGTGGTTGTGATCCCCTCATCCAGAGACTCTTCTGCTTCAGGAGACTCCTTAGAGTGCAGGAGGGCCTCTCTGTGGACCACCACCGGCTCTTCCTCCTGAACGATCTCCTCTTCTTTGAGCTCCTCAAAGTCCTTGGTGAGGTCCTCTGGAGAAGACATTGTGGCTCTTTCTGTCTCAAGGACCTCCGCAGCACAAGTGGCAGCTACCACTCCTGCTGTGACAGCTGCAGCTCCTGCAGCAGCAGATTTAGCATCCGTGGCTTTGGTGTCCTTCTTGGTGACCTTTGGTTTCCCCTTGGACTTAAAAGGGCTTCCAAAGTCTTTCTTTGTAGTGTCATCTTTTTTCAGAGGTTTTGGTTTTGGTGCAAGTTTTTTCCCTTCACCTAATGCAGATGAAGCATTTTTTACATCCTTGGATGGCTTCTTTATGTCTTTCTTTAGATCTTCTTTCTTTTGCTCCTTTTTCTCTTCCTTCCTTACCTTCATTGGGGAATCTCTCCTGAAATCTTTGTCTTTCTTTAAAATGTGTTTCTTTACCTCTTCTTTGTTTACCTTCTGTTCCTTTTTGGGTGTTTCTTGTTTCTGTTCCTTTTTGGGTGTTTCCTCCTTTTTAGATGTTAGCTTCTCATCTTCCTTCGCTACTTCTTTGTTTACCTCCTTTTCATCATTTTTCTTTTCTACAGACTTCCTGGGTTCTTTCTTGATAATCTTCTCCTTAAGAGCTTTTGGTTTAATTTCAGGTTTCTTCTTTTCTGGAGTTTCATGTGTCGGCTCTGCTTTAGCCTTCACTTCTTTTTCCGGTGCCTTCGCTTTCTCCTTTTTCACCAAAGGTTTCTCTTTTTTCTCAAATTTTTGGATCTTTTCTCGAGCTGATTCTGCGTCTGTCTTTGCCTTCTCTGGAGCTTCCTCCTTTGACTCCTTCTTGAAACTTTTGCTTGGTGATGGCCTTGAGACTGACTTCAGACTCTCCCTGCTGTCAGTTTTATGTTTCAACTTTGCCTGCTTCAAGGCTGGAGCCAAGTTAGAAGATAGCTCTTTCTGAGTGACAACTGGTTGCTTCAAAAAGTCCAAGTGTTTTAGTTTTTCCAAACCTTCAAGAATGTGATACTGAGTGGCATTTCCAGGGAAAAGAACTCGCACTATCTTCTCTGAAGGGTTTGATGGGTGCCACACGATCAATGAAGATATTGAGGTCATGTAAGAGATTGGGAGCTCTGATTCTTTTCCATTGGGCAGAAGAACAGAGGCTTTGTCTTTCTCACTACCTGTCCACTGCTTCATAAAGTGCTGCAGGTCCTTGCTGGTATTTGATGGGCTAAGCACATACATCTCAAGCTTCCCCACACCCATCTTCTGAAACAGAATGATGGGTTCGATTGTGTTCCCGACCGGCCTCTGCAGAGGCTCGGGCCTCAGATTCAGCTTGCTCAGGTAATGGAGAGTTTGTGCCACCTCTTCAATGTTTCTCCTCACCCTGAAGTTGGGTTCAGCAGGCTTCCCTATATTCTCAGGAATGTTCAAGAACACAACTCCAATGTCTGGGGATATGAGGTTCTTCACCCAGTCGCCGGTAGCTTGGGATCCATGGGACTGCTCTTCCTCCAGCTCAGCCATCTTCCTCTGGAGCATGCTGTTGATGCCAGGCAGGTTGTCATCCCCGATGTGGGTCAGGAGGATGGAGTCTACCCGGTCTAGGTGTCTCACCAGCTTCCAGAAGCAGGACTTACGGTCGGAGCCCCCGTTGATAAGCATGTTGAACCCGTTCACCGCAAAGAGGGCTGAGTCGCCGCGGCCGCCGGGGAAGATGTAGCAGCATGGTTTTGAGAGCTTCAGGAAACCACCAGAGGTTGGTGGCTCCAACATGTCAAATGGCGATGGGATTTCTACTGACTCCGACAGGTATTCTGTGAACTCTGAGAGACCTTCCATCTCTGGGAGTATCAAGGGTGAGTTGAGCTTCATGTTGATGAAATCTTGTAGGTTGTGTTTGTCCAGGTTTGAATTTTTCCAGTCGCCTTGCTCAGGGCAGTAGAGGGCTAGGCTTGCTTTGTTTGCTGGGTGAATAGTGATGAGCAATTCACCAatctggggaagagagagatatttcCAGACTTGAGATAAAAATCATGACTATTTGATCAAACAGAATATATTTATTAACACAATTATGACAGATAACAGATGAcaaatgtattgtattgtttcGGATGTATTGATGAGGGTTGCTCATTGATAGGTCAGTAAACTTCAGCAGATTAAGCATTGTATTACAAACTATACAATTATAATTGTATAGTAATTGTTTAGCAAACAATTTGCTCAATTTGACTCACCTCGGGGTCTGTGAATATATCTATGAAGTTTAAGAAAGAGAATGAGCCGGACTGCAGAATCAGCTCTCCTGTGTCTTCAAAGCATTGTCCTGAAAGCACCAGCAGCTTGTGTCTGGCTGTGTCTGAGATCATTTGACAAACCTAGGCAGAAAAAAGGCATCAAACATGTCAGAAAGACATATGTTTCATTGGAGTTTCAGTGCAATTGTGACATGAATCTCTTTTGCAATCATAGTTTATGCTACCGCCAAAAACAGGAATA encodes the following:
- the LOC110509597 gene encoding microtubule-associated protein 1B; the protein is MATLVESADIETLSNSSNVMASPMSASLSHRFVDNKFYLLVVIGEMVTEDHLKCAIADIEKGIRSWDTNLIDCNLDQELKLFVSRHSARFSADVRGQRILHHKSSVLETVVLINPSDAAVSTEVCQMISDTARHKLLVLSGQCFEDTGELILQSGSFSFLNFIDIFTDPEIGELLITIHPANKASLALYCPEQGDWKNSNLDKHNLQDFINMKLNSPLILPEMEGLSEFTEYLSESVEIPSPFDMLEPPTSGGFLKLSKPCCYIFPGGRGDSALFAVNGFNMLINGGSDRKSCFWKLVRHLDRVDSILLTHIGDDNLPGINSMLQRKMAELEEEQSHGSQATGDWVKNLISPDIGVVFLNIPENIGKPAEPNFRVRRNIEEVAQTLHYLSKLNLRPEPLQRPVGNTIEPIILFQKMGVGKLEMYVLSPSNTSKDLQHFMKQWTGSEKDKASVLLPNGKESELPISYMTSISSLIVWHPSNPSEKIVRVLFPGNATQYHILEGLEKLKHLDFLKQPVVTQKELSSNLAPALKQAKLKHKTDSRESLKSVSRPSPSKSFKKESKEEAPEKAKTDAESAREKIQKFEKKEKPLVKKEKAKAPEKEVKAKAEPTHETPEKKKPEIKPKALKEKIIKKEPRKSVEKKNDEKEVNKEVAKEDEKLTSKKEETPKKEQKQETPKKEQKVNKEEVKKHILKKDKDFRRDSPMKVRKEEKKEQKKEDLKKDIKKPSKDVKNASSALGEGKKLAPKPKPLKKDDTTKKDFGSPFKSKGKPKVTKKDTKATDAKSAAAGAAAVTAGVVAATCAAEVLETERATMSSPEDLTKDFEELKEEEIVQEEEPVVVHREALLHSKESPEAEESLDEGITTTEHEGESRETPEEQEHKGKLSGSGSEKFEDEGTGLDYEKKGETEEVHEPMRREMDKHAEDSEDKDSEDEGADADQYVRDHNRNEREVQKLGLSVTHPHITSEPLSPAASIHDETLPAGSDDDEIASDDENRDEAYTATSGHTQSTIEISSVPTPMDEMSTPRDIMSDETTNDETEDSPSQDMARFGGTTLGDFERKRLSPLQDGPESDHSKSNATEGRDYHASASTISPPSSLEEDKEEGFKSDKFGLDSARLSSALSTTSPLIRSPSAPKGTFDSYPSGFAVPIELCTTLSGSSKAAAGSSTSPDDKTLEGTTSPHSSGHTPYFQSPVDEKYGSIPPANDHGPVIVEVTGDKEDSIRVSPMDDPIPDHTSPVEKVLSPMRSPPPVRGKTHFDLDQMLTIHLSQDEKKNGARDSNSVSSTNPFAGFKEESKMSISEGTTSDKSGSPVDEAVAEDTFSHVASASTTSLATSSFPEPTTDDVSPALHAEAGSPQSTEVEDSLSVSVVQTPTPFQEAEISPKGDSPRPMSISPDISPKTAKSKTLVQEPKSPEHSTMSFGQESPDHSLALDFNKQSPEHTYAGSLRATENGPTEVDYSPSEDNDLRPAEQCPPTMDKPMLFKENDSSHATSVSPSDASQSTPSTTTPCQMREMSPVLAQQMDKSPAIPSSSSYVCFTQKTEMSLGAETNPFKCGDSKSPVSPKVPSPSYLPLSSNLSDYQKCAGGSKDPDSSKKSPSSGSRTDVDLCLVTSCEYRHPKTELSPSFINPSPLEYFMNEENPLEEEKPLAKSDGGPPPPSSKLHAKQCEETPPTSISESAPSQTDSDVPPGTEECPSITADANIDSEDDSETLPTDRTLTYRHADPPPVAPRDSAPSPAHPDVTMVDPEADKPPPDDNNQTKDKDSKAEGVEKAKKKKLTKTKSSSPARKTGLSKVKDSKVIASPKKSAGEGKDAKNATNTSASRGVKSATSGSGSGKAAAAMPVPNCPPTYMDLVYIPNHCSAKNVDAEFFKWVRSSYYVVSGNDQTAREPSKAVLDSLLEGKATWGNNMQVTLIPTHDSEVMREWYQETHEKQQDLNIMVLASSSTVVMQDESFPACKIEL